The Flavobacteriales bacterium genome window below encodes:
- the rimM gene encoding ribosome maturation factor RimM (Essential for efficient processing of 16S rRNA): MKKEDCFNVGYIAKLHGFKGEFNIFLDVDSPSYYNDLDEIYVEINGELKMYQFDRYSPGNNGKVVAKFEGVEGEAEAKKMVGKSLWLPLAFLPPLSGNKFYFHEVIGFEVEDKTLGTIGEIKDVFDGAAQVLLQVLRDKKEILIPVTDQIITLVDRQQKKVFVDVPEGLVEMYLDPNINSGDKDI; the protein is encoded by the coding sequence GTGAAAAAAGAGGACTGTTTTAATGTAGGCTACATCGCCAAATTACACGGATTCAAAGGGGAATTCAACATCTTTCTGGATGTGGATTCCCCTTCTTATTATAATGATCTCGATGAAATTTATGTGGAGATCAATGGCGAATTGAAAATGTATCAGTTCGACCGCTACTCTCCCGGAAACAATGGAAAGGTGGTAGCGAAATTTGAAGGAGTAGAAGGAGAAGCTGAAGCAAAAAAAATGGTGGGTAAATCACTCTGGTTGCCACTCGCATTTTTACCACCACTCAGCGGCAATAAATTTTATTTTCACGAAGTGATCGGCTTTGAGGTAGAGGATAAAACGCTGGGGACAATCGGAGAAATTAAGGATGTATTCGATGGTGCTGCACAAGTATTATTGCAGGTACTGCGCGATAAAAAGGAAATTCTGATTCCGGTTACAGATCAGATCATCACATTGGTGGACCGCCAGCAGAAAAAGGTTTTTGTGGATGTACCCGAAGGATTGGTAGAGATGTACCTCGATCCGAACATCAATTCCGGCGATAAAGATATTTAA
- a CDS encoding 30S ribosomal protein S16, translating to MATKIRLARHGKKGKPFFHIVVADSRSPRDGRFIEKIGVYNPTSNPATIDLNFDAALAWVEKGAEPSETCRAILSYKGILYKSHLNKGVKKGALTQAQADAKFEKWLSEKEGKIQSKRNNLESAKKADVKARLEAESKVRAAKEQARAAAAVAAPEAPEAPAAEESAENTEA from the coding sequence ATGGCAACTAAGATCAGACTTGCCCGTCACGGTAAAAAAGGAAAACCATTTTTCCACATTGTAGTAGCAGATTCACGTTCACCACGTGATGGTCGTTTCATCGAGAAAATCGGTGTTTACAATCCAACTTCAAATCCTGCTACCATCGATCTTAACTTTGATGCAGCATTAGCATGGGTAGAAAAAGGTGCAGAGCCTTCAGAAACTTGCCGCGCTATCCTTTCTTACAAAGGAATCCTTTACAAAAGTCACTTGAACAAAGGGGTTAAAAAAGGAGCTTTAACACAAGCACAAGCGGATGCTAAATTTGAAAAATGGCTGAGCGAAAAAGAAGGTAAAATTCAATCTAAACGCAATAACCTTGAGTCAGCGAAAAAAGCAGACGTTAAAGCGCGCTTAGAAGCAGAAAGCAAAGTTCGTGCTGCTAAAGAACAAGCTCGTGCAGCTGCAGCAGTTGCGGCTCCTGAGGCTCCTGAAGCTCCGGCAGCAGAAGAATCAGCAGAAAATACTGAAGCTTAA